In one window of Lewinella sp. 4G2 DNA:
- a CDS encoding amidohydrolase, producing MNMLRVTTVQADIQWEAPAANLSRYQALLNKLTSATDLIVLPEMFTTGFTMAPAAHAETMDGPSAQWMLELAREKDAAVTGSLIIREGDTYYNRLLFVHPDGRVETYDKRHGFTLAGEDKVYAAGGERVVFNYRGWRIRPTICYDLRFPAWMRNTSEFPYDLLLCVASWPNKRARDWSVLLQARAIENQAYVVGVNRVGTDPNGHEYSGDSCVIDPGPAGVVYAVNGQEEAHTEVLSLEQLHGYRERLPFLRDGDAFTLG from the coding sequence ATGAATATGCTCCGCGTCACCACCGTTCAGGCCGATATCCAGTGGGAAGCTCCCGCCGCAAACCTCAGCCGCTACCAGGCACTGCTGAATAAACTGACGAGTGCAACGGACCTCATCGTTCTCCCCGAAATGTTCACGACCGGATTCACCATGGCGCCAGCCGCCCACGCGGAAACCATGGACGGCCCCAGCGCCCAATGGATGCTGGAACTGGCCCGCGAAAAGGACGCCGCCGTGACCGGTAGCCTGATTATCCGGGAGGGAGACACCTACTACAATCGCCTGCTGTTCGTCCATCCGGACGGCCGGGTGGAGACCTACGACAAGCGCCACGGTTTCACGCTGGCCGGGGAGGATAAAGTGTACGCGGCCGGCGGCGAACGGGTGGTATTCAACTACCGTGGCTGGCGCATCCGGCCGACGATTTGCTACGACCTCCGCTTCCCCGCCTGGATGCGCAATACGTCTGAATTCCCCTACGATCTGCTCCTCTGCGTCGCCAGTTGGCCGAATAAGCGGGCGCGGGATTGGTCCGTGTTACTCCAGGCCCGCGCCATCGAAAACCAGGCCTACGTGGTGGGCGTCAACCGCGTTGGGACGGACCCGAACGGCCACGAATATTCCGGAGACAGTTGCGTGATCGACCCCGGGCCAGCGGGGGTGGTGTACGCAGTAAATGGCCAGGAGGAAGCCCACACGGAAGTACTTTCCCTGGAACAACTGCACGGCTATCGGGAACGCTTGCCCTTTTTGCGGGATGGGGATGCGTTTACGCTTGGGTGA
- a CDS encoding amidohydrolase family protein, with amino-acid sequence MNQSTFRRFSPVLLLAFFLCTCVSAQKTYPYNGVYDQRDGHYAFTNATIHVSPDRVIENGTLVIRKGKIVSVSASSGAAAGAVEVDLKGKHIYPSFIEAYGDLGMPEVKRGGGGWGDPPQTDTKTEGAFSWNQALRSETDAARLFTIDKKEAKAYREAGFGTVSTHHHDGISRGTAAVVSTAATTENDVILKTNVAHHLSFSKGSSKQNYPSSRMGAMALLRQSYLDGEWYARQRGEETNLSVEAWNKAQSLPQIFEVGNWQDALRADMVGDEFGKQYIIKGGGDEYERIAALKAAGATLILPLDFPKAYDVTDPFAADLVTLGQLRHWERAPGNAGMVAKAGIDFLLTSDDLKKKSDFAKALRQAVEAGLSKEAALAALTTRPAQLLGIADRIGTLENGKIATFFVTDKDYFEDGASIFQHWVQGNPYALKELNAIELGREYQITIGGKTFNGKVSGEAGSQKMEVMAGSDTTGVKSKLSLSGGLITLAFQPEGEAGFYRLSGVADERGNYSGTGRDPEGSIVKWSSTLEPTGNDDEKKADKKDDDEAKPALVSQLSYPNIAYGMLAEPEAGTFLIRNATVWTNEAEGILENADVLIADGKISRVGKGLKAGRATVIDGTGKHVTSGVIDEHSHIALTSVNESSQASSAEVQMNDVVDANDENIYRQLAGGVTVSQLLHGSANPIGGQSAIIKLRWGKTANEMIFAEADPFIKFALGENVKQSNWGDDYRVRYPQTRMGVEQIFESYFSRASEYGDALASGEVVRRDLELETLLEILNSERFISCHSYQQGEINMLMKVAERFGFTVNTFTHILEGYKVADKMAAHGAAGSTFSDWWAYKFEVNEAIPYNGAIMHEQGVLTAFNSDDAEMARRLNQEAAKAVLFGGVSEEDAWKFVTLNPAKMLHLDEHVGSLKAGKDADVVVWSDHPMSIYAKAEHTFVDGIEYFNRERDARLRQEVEKERNALIQKSLEAKQAGAPTQKPEGKQRRMLHCNSLDHALETHAH; translated from the coding sequence ATGAATCAATCTACTTTCCGGCGTTTCAGCCCGGTCCTGTTACTCGCCTTCTTCCTTTGCACCTGCGTCAGCGCCCAAAAAACCTATCCCTATAATGGTGTTTACGACCAGCGGGATGGGCATTACGCCTTCACCAACGCGACCATCCACGTGAGCCCCGATCGGGTAATTGAGAACGGAACGCTGGTGATTCGCAAGGGAAAAATTGTCAGTGTTTCTGCGTCAAGTGGCGCTGCCGCGGGTGCCGTGGAAGTGGACCTGAAGGGCAAACACATTTATCCTTCGTTCATTGAAGCTTACGGCGACCTCGGGATGCCCGAAGTGAAGCGCGGCGGCGGTGGCTGGGGCGACCCACCACAGACCGATACCAAAACGGAAGGCGCCTTCTCGTGGAACCAAGCCCTCCGCAGCGAAACGGATGCGGCACGCCTCTTTACCATCGACAAAAAGGAGGCGAAGGCCTACCGCGAAGCCGGGTTCGGCACCGTCAGCACCCACCACCACGATGGCATTAGCCGGGGGACGGCCGCCGTCGTCAGCACCGCCGCTACGACGGAAAACGATGTGATCCTGAAAACGAACGTGGCCCATCACCTCAGCTTCTCGAAGGGTTCCTCTAAACAAAACTACCCGAGCTCGCGGATGGGCGCCATGGCCCTCCTGCGCCAGTCCTACCTCGACGGGGAATGGTACGCCCGCCAACGCGGCGAAGAAACCAACCTCAGCGTGGAAGCCTGGAACAAGGCCCAATCCCTTCCTCAGATCTTCGAAGTAGGCAACTGGCAGGACGCCCTGCGGGCTGATATGGTCGGGGACGAATTCGGCAAACAGTACATCATTAAGGGTGGGGGCGACGAGTACGAACGCATCGCCGCCCTGAAGGCCGCCGGCGCGACGCTCATCCTCCCGCTGGACTTTCCCAAAGCCTACGACGTAACGGACCCCTTCGCCGCCGACCTCGTGACGCTGGGCCAGCTCCGCCACTGGGAACGCGCCCCGGGCAACGCCGGAATGGTCGCCAAAGCCGGTATCGACTTCCTGCTGACCAGTGACGACCTCAAGAAAAAATCCGACTTCGCCAAGGCCCTCCGCCAAGCCGTGGAAGCCGGCCTCAGCAAGGAAGCCGCCCTCGCCGCGCTGACGACCCGCCCGGCTCAATTGCTCGGTATCGCCGACCGGATCGGCACCCTCGAAAACGGTAAAATTGCCACCTTCTTCGTGACGGATAAGGACTACTTCGAAGACGGCGCCAGCATTTTCCAGCACTGGGTACAGGGCAACCCTTACGCCCTCAAAGAACTGAACGCCATCGAGCTGGGCCGCGAGTACCAGATCACCATTGGTGGCAAAACCTTCAACGGCAAAGTGAGCGGCGAAGCCGGTAGCCAGAAAATGGAAGTGATGGCCGGCAGCGATACGACCGGCGTGAAATCCAAACTCTCCCTCAGCGGTGGACTCATCACCCTGGCCTTCCAACCGGAAGGGGAAGCGGGTTTCTACCGCCTCAGCGGCGTGGCGGATGAGCGGGGCAACTACTCCGGCACCGGCCGCGACCCCGAAGGCAGCATCGTGAAGTGGAGCAGCACCCTCGAACCCACCGGGAACGACGACGAAAAAAAAGCGGATAAAAAGGATGACGACGAGGCCAAGCCGGCGCTCGTCAGCCAGCTCTCCTACCCGAACATCGCCTACGGAATGCTGGCGGAGCCGGAAGCGGGCACCTTCCTCATCCGCAACGCTACTGTCTGGACGAACGAAGCAGAGGGCATCCTCGAAAACGCCGACGTACTGATCGCCGACGGGAAGATCTCCCGCGTAGGCAAAGGCCTCAAGGCCGGCCGCGCTACGGTGATCGACGGGACGGGTAAGCACGTCACCTCCGGCGTGATCGACGAGCACAGCCACATCGCGCTGACGAGTGTCAACGAAAGCAGCCAGGCCAGTAGCGCCGAGGTCCAGATGAACGACGTGGTCGACGCCAACGACGAAAACATCTACCGGCAGTTGGCGGGCGGTGTGACGGTCAGTCAGCTCCTCCACGGTTCGGCGAACCCTATTGGTGGGCAATCCGCCATCATCAAACTGCGCTGGGGCAAGACGGCCAACGAGATGATCTTCGCCGAGGCCGATCCCTTCATCAAGTTTGCCCTGGGGGAGAACGTCAAGCAATCCAACTGGGGGGATGACTACCGCGTCCGCTACCCCCAAACCCGGATGGGCGTGGAGCAGATCTTTGAGAGCTACTTCAGCCGCGCCAGCGAGTACGGGGATGCATTGGCGTCGGGCGAAGTCGTGCGCCGCGATCTTGAACTCGAAACGCTGCTGGAAATTCTCAACAGCGAGCGCTTCATCTCCTGCCACTCCTACCAGCAGGGAGAGATCAATATGCTGATGAAGGTGGCCGAACGCTTCGGTTTCACCGTCAACACCTTCACCCACATCCTCGAAGGCTACAAGGTGGCCGATAAGATGGCCGCCCACGGCGCCGCGGGTTCTACCTTTTCCGACTGGTGGGCCTACAAGTTTGAGGTGAACGAGGCCATCCCCTACAACGGCGCCATAATGCACGAGCAGGGCGTACTGACGGCCTTCAACTCCGACGACGCTGAGATGGCCCGCCGCCTCAACCAGGAAGCCGCCAAGGCCGTCCTGTTCGGTGGCGTCTCCGAAGAGGATGCCTGGAAGTTCGTCACCCTCAACCCCGCCAAGATGCTCCACCTCGACGAGCACGTCGGCTCCCTCAAAGCGGGCAAGGATGCGGATGTCGTCGTCTGGTCCGACCACCCCATGAGCATCTACGCCAAGGCCGAGCACACCTTCGTGGACGGTATCGAATACTTCAACCGCGAACGCGACGCCCGCCTCCGCCAGGAAGTGGAGAAAGAACGCAACGCCCTCATCCAGAAGTCGCTCGAAGCCAAGCAGGCTGGCGCTCCGACCCAGAAACCGGAGGGCAAACAGCGGCGGATGCTGCACTGTAACTCCCTTGATCATGCGCTGGAAACGCACGCGCATTAG
- a CDS encoding carboxylesterase family protein → MTKYFYPALALVLCLGTNQLRAQFCTTDARYTATPVFTSSQISTADRLLYATAENRDGDQQDLFLDLYFPDPTVDTASTRPLVLLIHGGGFRDGDRQNLAFECEEFARRGFVAATIDYRTGFNRQNPLDYLRAIYRAEQDALAALRYLGSRTDAYGIDPDWAFIGGVSAGSISALNAVYVDETDWNAIVPGITLRLGPLKSTGNSLPERLQLRGVFNNWGSTLPTAITTDELLPTIAFHGAADETVPIDTSDLGLIGSRPIHALLLDAGVCSDLTVDPFGRHGIYRDTLGTQARIAKASCFFKRLFCASCESVTATELIPAACANLVSTRPDPLMDPIQVYPNPTSGFLSLSGLLPGTEVEVYDATGRRIFRGLRPPADLLIMEPAGVYLFRFIRDGRSRVVRVVRR, encoded by the coding sequence ATGACTAAATATTTTTACCCAGCGCTGGCCCTCGTGCTGTGCCTGGGAACCAACCAACTGCGGGCGCAGTTTTGCACGACCGACGCCCGCTACACGGCCACCCCCGTGTTCACTTCCAGCCAGATCTCAACGGCGGACCGGCTCCTCTACGCGACCGCCGAGAATCGGGATGGGGACCAACAGGACCTCTTCCTTGACCTCTACTTCCCCGACCCGACGGTGGACACGGCGAGCACCCGGCCGCTCGTCCTGCTCATCCACGGTGGTGGATTTCGGGACGGGGACCGGCAAAACCTGGCCTTCGAATGTGAAGAATTCGCCCGCCGCGGCTTCGTGGCGGCCACGATTGATTACCGAACCGGCTTCAACCGCCAGAACCCCCTCGATTACCTCCGCGCCATCTACCGGGCCGAGCAGGATGCCCTCGCCGCCCTCCGCTACCTGGGTAGCCGGACGGATGCCTACGGAATCGACCCCGACTGGGCTTTCATCGGGGGCGTCAGCGCCGGCTCTATCTCCGCCCTCAACGCGGTGTACGTCGACGAAACGGACTGGAACGCCATCGTGCCGGGCATCACCCTGCGGCTCGGCCCACTGAAATCCACGGGCAACAGCCTACCGGAACGGCTGCAACTGCGCGGCGTCTTCAACAATTGGGGCAGCACCCTGCCAACGGCCATCACTACCGATGAGTTACTCCCCACCATCGCCTTCCACGGGGCGGCGGACGAGACGGTACCGATCGATACCTCCGATCTGGGGCTGATCGGCTCCCGACCCATACACGCCTTATTGCTGGACGCCGGGGTGTGTAGCGACCTCACCGTCGACCCCTTCGGCCGCCACGGCATTTACCGGGATACGCTCGGCACCCAGGCCCGCATCGCCAAGGCCAGCTGCTTCTTCAAACGCCTCTTCTGTGCCAGCTGCGAGAGCGTCACGGCGACGGAACTCATCCCGGCAGCATGCGCTAACCTCGTGAGTACCCGCCCCGATCCGCTGATGGACCCGATCCAGGTATACCCCAACCCCACCTCAGGCTTCCTATCTCTCAGCGGATTACTGCCCGGAACGGAAGTGGAGGTTTACGATGCTACCGGCCGGCGAATCTTTCGGGGTCTGCGACCACCGGCCGATCTCCTCATTATGGAACCGGCGGGCGTCTACCTCTTCCGCTTTATCCGGGATGGCCGGAGCAGGGTAGTTCGGGTTGTCCGGCGGTAA
- a CDS encoding energy transducer TonB — protein sequence MNRSAKYKYFYLPWSIGVLVLGIALANQLMEIHQANSFCGNVDIPIEAAAVPVAIPTKRLTTMPFFPGCAELTGGEKRNCSQQKLSEYLESHAGYATGKTTHRTAGNATIEVWIGADGLVKSHRTYKAVGHGRSSDLARIVDNMMAEGIRWEPATVNGKPVSSSTMVSLHYNMVWAGGLKKKDSQSK from the coding sequence ATGAACCGATCCGCGAAGTACAAATACTTTTACCTGCCCTGGAGTATCGGGGTTTTGGTTCTCGGTATCGCTCTGGCGAACCAGCTAATGGAAATACATCAAGCCAACTCCTTTTGTGGGAATGTAGACATTCCAATTGAAGCCGCTGCGGTGCCGGTCGCTATACCTACCAAACGGTTGACTACCATGCCCTTCTTCCCCGGCTGCGCCGAACTGACGGGGGGCGAGAAAAGAAATTGTAGCCAGCAGAAGCTAAGCGAATACCTGGAATCCCACGCTGGATACGCTACCGGAAAAACTACTCACCGCACTGCGGGAAACGCGACCATCGAAGTCTGGATTGGTGCTGATGGCCTTGTCAAGTCCCACCGGACCTACAAGGCAGTTGGTCACGGTAGGTCATCAGACTTAGCGCGCATCGTAGATAATATGATGGCCGAAGGAATCCGTTGGGAGCCCGCAACCGTAAATGGTAAACCAGTCTCCTCCAGCACGATGGTGAGCCTTCATTATAACATGGTTTGGGCCGGTGGCTTGAAGAAGAAGGATTCGCAAAGCAAATAG
- a CDS encoding amidohydrolase family protein produces MRSLYLFLLLAFATTLSAQNPTPAADQEGAILITNATIHVGNGTVIEGGSILFENGQITQVGKNVGAAAGAKQLDGTGKHVYPGLFALNSQLGLTEFNAVRATNDQRETGYINPNARALIAFNTDSQVIPTVRSRGVLFTQATPMGGLVSGRSSIMQLDGWNFEDAGVGPDDGVHLNWPRRNSYNWQTGRLIANERYDELVTGLENFLNEAAAYCSAGRQGERLTKLEAMCEAMNKTKNVYLHVDEARDIQQGVQLLKKMGANVVIVGGYQAYRVADFLKQEDVPVILSSTQALPDNQDDAIDQPFRNPALLAEAGVTFALSHGGSWEQRNVPFIGGQAVAFGLDYEAAITALTLTPARIAGVSDRYGSLEPGKSASLILVSGDVLDMRTSEVEAAFIDGRMVDLTNKQSELAEKFRELYRRGK; encoded by the coding sequence ATGCGCTCCCTATACCTCTTCCTCCTCCTAGCCTTCGCCACTACACTCTCCGCTCAGAATCCAACCCCCGCCGCCGACCAGGAGGGTGCGATCCTCATCACGAACGCCACCATCCACGTGGGTAACGGCACGGTGATTGAAGGGGGCAGTATTCTTTTTGAGAACGGTCAAATCACTCAGGTGGGTAAGAATGTGGGCGCTGCCGCAGGTGCCAAGCAATTGGACGGGACCGGCAAACACGTCTACCCCGGCCTCTTCGCCCTGAATAGCCAGCTGGGGCTGACGGAGTTCAACGCCGTCCGCGCAACGAATGATCAGCGGGAGACGGGGTACATCAACCCTAACGCTCGGGCGTTGATTGCCTTCAATACGGATAGCCAGGTGATCCCGACCGTACGGTCACGGGGCGTCCTCTTCACCCAGGCTACCCCGATGGGAGGGTTGGTCAGCGGCCGCAGCAGCATCATGCAGCTAGATGGTTGGAATTTCGAGGATGCCGGCGTCGGGCCAGACGATGGCGTTCACCTCAACTGGCCGCGCCGCAACAGTTACAACTGGCAGACCGGCCGGTTGATCGCCAACGAGCGCTACGATGAACTGGTCACCGGGCTCGAGAACTTCCTTAACGAAGCCGCCGCTTACTGCAGTGCCGGCCGCCAGGGGGAACGCCTGACCAAGCTCGAGGCGATGTGCGAAGCCATGAACAAAACCAAGAACGTCTACCTCCACGTGGACGAAGCGCGGGACATCCAGCAGGGCGTGCAACTCCTAAAAAAAATGGGGGCGAACGTCGTCATCGTAGGCGGTTACCAAGCTTACCGGGTGGCGGACTTCCTCAAGCAGGAGGACGTCCCGGTCATCCTCAGCAGCACCCAGGCCCTACCGGACAACCAGGATGATGCGATTGACCAGCCCTTCCGCAACCCGGCCCTGCTCGCCGAAGCGGGCGTCACCTTCGCTTTGAGCCACGGTGGCAGTTGGGAGCAACGGAATGTCCCCTTCATTGGTGGCCAGGCCGTCGCCTTCGGTTTGGATTACGAAGCTGCCATCACCGCCTTAACGTTGACGCCGGCCCGTATTGCTGGAGTGAGCGACCGCTACGGCAGCCTGGAGCCGGGCAAATCCGCCTCCCTGATCCTCGTCAGCGGCGATGTCCTCGACATGCGCACCAGCGAAGTAGAAGCCGCCTTCATCGATGGCCGCATGGTGGACCTTACCAACAAGCAGAGTGAGCTGGCGGAGAAATTTCGGGAGTTGTACCGGCGGGGGAAATAA
- the argE gene encoding acetylornithine deacetylase, with protein sequence MPKSAQEILRHLVAFPILGGEPNLDIIEWIEGYLQEYGVESHRIYNDERAKAALHCRIGPSADGGIILSGHTDVVPVVGQPWETDPFVLTEKGDKLYARGSCDMKGFLACCLAAVPTFQAAELKKPVYFAFSFDEEIGCRSGDLTAAAIRDHYPEKPMGAIIGEPTMLRPIVGQKGIMVYTTTVNGSQGHSSRIKEEVDAVQEAARLVVWLEDKMDALIAAGRLDDRFHPNHTSIHVGKINGGSAFNIIANSCSFDWEFRNIPMDTAESIIQDFEDYCAERIALKRKTFADFCITHEALHPPVPPLDTPESAPIVDLIKEISGIHETDTVAYAAEAGQFARQGFPSVICGPGDIAQAHRANEFVAISQLSACGEMLERLSRVLS encoded by the coding sequence ATGCCCAAATCCGCCCAAGAAATCCTCCGCCACTTGGTCGCCTTTCCCATCCTAGGTGGCGAACCCAACCTCGACATCATCGAGTGGATCGAAGGGTACCTGCAGGAATACGGCGTGGAGAGCCACCGGATCTACAACGACGAACGGGCCAAGGCCGCCCTTCACTGCCGCATCGGGCCGAGCGCGGACGGCGGCATCATTTTGAGTGGACATACGGACGTCGTACCCGTCGTCGGGCAACCGTGGGAAACGGACCCATTCGTGCTGACGGAGAAGGGGGATAAACTGTACGCCAGAGGTTCCTGCGATATGAAAGGATTCCTGGCCTGTTGTCTGGCGGCCGTACCCACGTTTCAAGCAGCGGAATTGAAGAAACCCGTGTACTTCGCCTTCAGCTTTGACGAAGAGATTGGTTGCCGGAGTGGTGACCTGACGGCGGCAGCCATTCGTGACCACTATCCAGAAAAACCGATGGGCGCCATCATTGGAGAACCGACCATGCTGCGGCCCATCGTCGGGCAAAAAGGCATCATGGTGTACACGACGACCGTCAACGGCAGCCAGGGGCATTCCAGCCGGATCAAGGAGGAGGTAGACGCCGTTCAGGAAGCCGCCCGCCTCGTCGTCTGGTTGGAGGACAAGATGGATGCCCTCATCGCCGCCGGCCGCTTGGACGATCGCTTCCACCCGAACCACACCAGCATCCATGTGGGGAAGATCAACGGGGGGAGTGCCTTCAACATCATCGCTAATTCCTGCTCCTTCGACTGGGAATTCCGCAACATCCCCATGGATACCGCCGAGTCGATCATCCAGGATTTTGAGGACTACTGCGCGGAGCGGATTGCTCTCAAACGAAAAACCTTTGCGGACTTCTGTATTACCCACGAAGCTCTGCACCCACCCGTCCCACCGTTGGATACGCCCGAAAGTGCGCCGATCGTGGATTTGATCAAGGAGATTTCGGGCATCCACGAAACGGATACGGTAGCTTACGCCGCGGAGGCGGGGCAGTTTGCCCGGCAGGGTTTCCCATCGGTCATCTGCGGGCCGGGGGATATTGCGCAGGCCCACCGGGCGAATGAGTTTGTGGCCATCAGCCAACTGTCCGCTTGCGGGGAGATGTTGGAGAGGTTGTCCCGCGTCTTGAGCTAA